A DNA window from Sphingopyxis macrogoltabida contains the following coding sequences:
- a CDS encoding electron transfer flavoprotein subunit beta/FixA family protein, translating into MKILVPVKRVLDYNVKPRVKSDGTGVDLANVKMSMNPFDEIGVEEAIRLKEKGVATEIVAVSVGPAKAQETLRTALAMGADRAILVQTDDAVEPLALAKIFKAIADAEQPGLVILGKQAIDDDNNQTGQMLAALTGWAQGTFASAVNVDGDSVNVTREVDGGLETVKLKLPAIVTTDLRLNEPRYASLPNIMKAKSKPLDTKSPADYGVDTTPRVKTVKVSEPAARSAGIKVADVDELVAKLKALGVHS; encoded by the coding sequence ATGAAAATCCTCGTCCCCGTGAAGCGGGTGCTCGATTACAACGTGAAGCCGCGGGTCAAATCCGACGGCACCGGCGTTGATCTCGCCAATGTGAAGATGTCGATGAACCCGTTCGACGAGATCGGCGTCGAAGAAGCGATTCGCCTGAAGGAAAAGGGCGTCGCGACCGAGATCGTCGCCGTGTCTGTCGGCCCGGCGAAGGCGCAGGAAACGCTGCGCACCGCGCTCGCGATGGGCGCCGACCGCGCGATCCTCGTGCAGACCGACGATGCGGTTGAGCCGCTGGCACTCGCGAAGATTTTCAAGGCGATCGCCGACGCCGAACAGCCCGGCCTTGTCATTCTCGGCAAGCAGGCGATCGATGACGACAACAACCAGACCGGCCAGATGCTCGCGGCGCTGACCGGCTGGGCGCAAGGCACCTTCGCCAGCGCGGTGAATGTCGACGGCGACAGCGTCAATGTGACACGCGAAGTCGACGGCGGTCTCGAGACGGTGAAGCTCAAGCTTCCCGCGATCGTCACCACCGATCTTCGCCTGAACGAACCGCGCTATGCTTCGCTGCCGAACATCATGAAGGCGAAGTCGAAGCCGCTCGATACCAAGTCGCCTGCCGATTACGGCGTCGACACCACGCCGCGCGTCAAGACCGTCAAGGTCAGCGAACCCGCCGCGCGCTCGGCCGGCATCAAGGTCGCCGATGTCGATGAACTGGTTGCCAAGCTCAAGGCTCTGGGAGTGCACTCATGA